The genome window CTCCGGCCTGTTGGTTTTGTAGACACACTAAAAAACTGACAAGTACTGAATCATATGAATAACTGCGCCAACGCAGGGGGTAAATTACATCGATCATATGCATATTAAGATTTTAATCAACAGAAAGATGAGATAGATTTCTCATGTTCAGAAAACTTATGAGAGCAAGGGAGACACAACAGGATCACAATACCTACATCAGCGAAGGATAAAACCACCACAGTTAGAACTTAGAACACACTGGAATAAAATGTCATCACCTGCATTTGACAACACATGACATGACTAATTCCCAAGCAGCAAGCAACCGAACTAACAGTAACACAACCCTAATACTTAACAACCTAACACAAGTTACTGGCCTTGTGATTGCTCCTCCTCCAATCTTTAGATGGTCCTGAACCTGCAGAATCAAGAGAAATCAATGTCTGATGATTCACGAAAAAATTAGCTGAAAACGAAATGCATAGTAATTGAAACAAAGTGATATGTAACTGCATTAATGCTGCACATCATGAAAGCATGTGGAAGTGGGTTTCTTTTAATATTCAGTTACCTTGCtgccaattaaaaaaaaaaacgtttGTTTCGCTGGTATACCAGTCTTGAAGTGGGTTTTCTTTGAATATTAGGTTAGCTTGCTGTCACTAAAGAAAAAGGGTGTAGCAATCTTCACGTGCTTAGTAGGTAGTCATGGAGAGACATGAGCCATGTGAAGCTGCAATTCTGCGAACACTCCATTTTGTGCATGCATGTGGATAATGTTCGTACGTCGAATGATGAATCACAATTTTAATGAGTTGTTAGCATTGTAATGAGTTGTGTTATTGAATTGCTAAGTTAAGTTCTTAGTATCTTACTACTAAGAAGTAAGAACCATGTGATAGTTGCAGATATTTGCAGAACCAGAGAGCTCTTCTTTGTGGAAGTGGGCATTTCCATTTTCAATTTGTTCATTAACCAGACATTTTTGGCTAATTATTTAACATAAACGCTGATACACGGAAGAATTATAAGGTGCAAAGTATGATATAATATATCCTCATATTTCTTTCTAAAATAACCTTTTCAAATGATGCTGAATACGTAAACGCGGTGATAGGGAGAGGCAGGTGAGCGAAAGCACCAAGAAAGTGAAGGAAGATAAACTTGGAGGGAAACTGGTTAAGGTCAACGTTCTTCTTACATGTaaacaaataaatcaagaaaaaggaaacgaTCCATGTGGGCATATGGCCATGATTGTTACCCGAAATTCTCAAGACTACGAGCAGGGGCAGAGCAAAGCCAAGAATAGCAAGAACTCTCACAGCGCGATCAAGGAGAAGCGCCGAGTGGAGGAAAAGCGTTCTACACTAGATACATACATGTCAACACGCAGTAGAGGATGAAGGCCAGACGCCGGCATTAAGCGCCCCGCACGGTGATCCCCTGCATCATGCACTTGAACTCGCCGAAATCGACGCGGCCGTCGAGGTCGCGGTCGACGTTGCAGATCATCTCCTGCACCGTGGCCAAATTCCGGGCCTCGGGCAGGCCGAGCTTCTTGAGCACGGCCTGCAGCTCGGCGGACGAGATGAAGCCGTCGCCGTCCGCGTCGAACACACGGAACGCTTCCTTCATGTCCCCCTCGTCGTCTTCCTCGGTCTCCACCTCCGGGATGGGGCCGAATAGCGCGTCCCCTAGCGCGCGGTGGAGGGACTCAAAGTCGTCGAAGCGGAGGCCCGCGGCGCCGGCCGGGATGTAGCCGCCGACGGTGGCCTCCAGGCCGGAGCGGTCGGCGCCGAGGCCGAGCGCGTCGAGCGCCGATGCCATCTCGTCGAGGGTGATCTCGCCGTCGCCGTTGCGGTCGAAGAGGTCGAACACGCGGCGCAGGCGCAGCGTGTTGAGGCTGCCGTTGCGGAGGCGGAACGACGGTGAGGGCTTCTTGGACAGCGATGGCTTCGCGCGGACGGCTGCGGCGTTCTCCATTGCTTGAGCTTTCTCTTTCCCTTTTTTGGCTGGGCGTTGCGGGTGCGAGGATTGAATATTTCTGGAGCGCGTAGTGTGTCGATTGTGAGGCCGGGTTTTTATAGAGGGAGAGTCGAGAACACGGCCGGAGCTCAAGGTCTCAGGCTGAGGGCCAATAGAATATCGAGGAAATTCTTTATTTACTATTAGAGATAAGGTAATCTCATTTATGACCTCACATAAAATAAACTTCCTTATTTATTGTTGTTTCTAATTTTCATTCATTCCTCATTATTATTatccatttgataaaaaaaacatatttactATTATTAGTGAATAGCTACGGGTCATAGTGCTGGAGTGGGCATCCATGATGAAGATACGGTCCCAATGTAGCCGTCCTACTCGCTCTCAGCACCTTTCCTTTTTGCCCGTTCTAGCTTCGGAGAGTGTTTATGGCTTGAGCCCCATCGCTGTTCACCGTTCGCCGTCGGATGCCACGCATGAGGTGGCTGTCCTCCTCTCTAATGATAAATATGTTTTTTCTATATGTTAATAAATGGTAGTGGCGGGAAAGGAATAAAAATCAAAAGTAGTGATAAATAAGAGAGTTTATTTCATaggatagaaaaaaaatattatcttgTGATGACAAATTAGGAACTTTCTCTAGAATATCCTTACATATATTCccactttttaaaaaataattctaaatgaTATGGTCATATGGCATCAAAGTACAGACCTATGCCAGCCTCAGGGTGAACTTTAGCATTATGAAGTTGCTTATCATTATTAACACTAGTCATTGGGCTTATTTATGTGCGGGTATCAATCAGGAGCTGCAGGAGGTGGTCGATGTGCATGGCGTGTAGCTCCCTGGGCAAGCGGGCGCAAGAGCCAGAGGCGAAACATTGGAGCGGGATTTCCGAGAGCAGAACACATGCAAGCGGAGTAGTAGAAGTTGAGTGATATGAGATGGGTAATTCCTGTGAAGTTTAGGGGTAGTCTGCAGTACTTGAGGCAGGACATCTTGTCTGGTATGAGAAtcactacgtattttttaaatagtaaatATATGCGTAATTTTGCTTAGTTAAAAGCAAAATTGGAAAAAATACATCTAATGCCTTGCATACTATCCACCGCAAATTCTTCGTTTGGAGGTATAGGCATTGACTAATTCCAGTTCCTCCGTTCCAACGTTGTCGACTTGTTATAGCTAGCGTTAATTAAACGTTGTTCTAGACTTGGAAGCATCGATTCTACGGTGCTGGTCTGCGAGTGCGAGGTCCTTGTTTGGTCAGCCAGTTCTTCATTAATAAGTTGGAGAGATCATATCCCAATCAGTTCGTTGGTGAGATTGTTCCAATCCTACTGTGCGTTGTTGACCACCTCCCCATGTGTTGCTGATTCATCCAATGGCGATCCCGGAAGGCTCTCGGATTAGGCTGGCACCGCGCCACAACGCGGCTCCCATCGCTGCATTATTTCCCAGACTGCAGCAAATTAAACTACTCGAGCGCGCGCCGGGGCTACGGGAGAGGGGGAAACCGTGTCGCCGAATTATTTCACAATTGCCGAACACGACGATCGGCATCGACGTGCCCGTGAGTCAGGCCACCGTCTCGTCTCATCAGATACCCCAAAAGAACAAGAGACATTCCGGTCGCTAGCAGCTGTCGCCGGCCCGCGCGAGCAAGCCATGAGCGCGGCCGGCCACTCCTCCCCTGGCACCGCGTCTTCCCCACGTCTTGTCAACGCTCGGCGCCAGCCATGGCTTATCGTGGAAGGCACAACTGCCGCGCACCACAGTCTCCTCATCTAGATGAGGCAACGGGGAGGAGCGGCGATAAGTCTGAGAGGCTTCAACTCTACGCAGGTAAGTGAAGGCGTTTGTTTCTAGATTGTCAATCGAAGGCCACGAACCGGAGCACGGACCAAGGTGCTACCGATTTCAGCTGCCGGCCGGCGGCCGTCTCAGTAGAAATGTTACGGAGTCGCGAGTCGTAACAGCGACATCAAGTTCGACGCACCGGTCATGCCCCAGGAAAAAAGGATCATCAGATGCGGGGATCAAGCTCAAGGAACCGTAAACTACGGCAGACTTGGTGCGAAAAGTTGGAGGCTCAAGGATGTTGGAGCAACACCACGCGAAAGACGGACGCTCTCCTAGCATgtgtggggccacatgtggtaGTAGTAAACGCGGTTCGGTCGTCTCGACGAACGTGAGGGCCACATGCCGTTGATATTCTGACTCGGCAGCGCGCGCGCCGACCGGTTCGTGCCACCCGGTTTGCTTTAAGTAGTGGTAGGCGCGGGGCTAAGCCGGCAGTGGCTCCCGTGCCTGATTTGACTACCGGTGCGTTGCCGGGGACAACGTCGCCATCGCGTGCCTGTCACCTAACGCCAAGCGGGCAAGTACATTCTGAGGACATTGCCAGACGTGACGACGCTTGTTATTAACTACCGCGGGATCGACGCGGACACGCTGCTTCGGTAGCGTGTTTCGGCGCGTGGAGTCCGTCCGTGCGGTGTGGTAGGCTGGTAGCGTCATCGATCGCTCGTTGTCATGGTGCATCGTATCAACTTCTCGACTCCAAACGCATCGCTTATTTTTCTCCGTCAGGTCAAATAGCATGAGGTATTGAGGCGCGTTCGCAGTCCGGATCCGGAAGAACCAATGCGTACGTTTCCAAAGCAAAAAGTGTAACATGGGGATTCCGCTGAATCGACCTCCGGCGTCAACAGGCCCAGGCGGTATAGCGGTGTAACGGCTGAAGGCAGAAAGGTTGTTCTCACTTGCAGTATGTGATTTCCCCCCCGGACGATGCAGGATGTGAGATCAGCAGATCCAAGCCTGTCATGTTCTTCCGTATCATAATCTTGTATTTAAAAGATGGGATGACGAAGTTCGTTGAAAGAACGGGTCACATTATTTTTCAATCAGCTTTTGATTTCAGTTGATGATCCCTAACCATCGGATCTAAATCGGACgggtatcatttttttttaatcttgacACGCTCTTTCTCACGTTTTCTCTCGCGCGCGTGCTTGTCGGCATGCTTGCCCCTGCCTGCTCCCGTCCCTAGCATCGTCATCGGGTCTGCCTCCCCTGCTACGCTAACTGAGGCAGATGTTATGCCCCGCCTCGACGTTGGCCTGTCGGATGTCCGTCACTTGGCCGTGGCCGGTAGTGTCTCTACCGCTTTTGTACTCGTCTTCTCCGTCTGGCTTGTCTACCTCCTTGAGTGCATTTCTAACCCCTACAGTCCTAAGaacctgtttatttcagctcaAGATTATAATAAACTAGCTTATTTGTtctgagctgaaacaaacagttagCTTATCTGTCCAGATTATTATAAGCTGAAGCtcaaattataataatatcaTAAGCTGTGAAAATGAGCTTATTTCagtttattttgatattttactATACTACCTATTAAATTTAAAAGAAATTACCTACCAATACCACTCCTACCACCTTACACCCGAATCCCCCACTCACTGTTGAGGGCATTGCAGACTTTTACCAATAATCTAGGTTACCAAACAGCTCACAGCTTATTTTTCTTCAGCTTATCATAATCTAACTTATTATAATCCACCATCTATAAACTGTTTATTATAATTCTGAGCTAAATAAATAGGCCTAACTCGGTCGACTGATTTCAATCGATCGAGGAagagtaaataaaaaaaaatgggaCGATGGCTTCTATTTTGTAACTTTGCATATTCCACTGATCGGTTGGGCCGTTTGAATGGGCGGGAATGTCCTGGCTGTGCACTGGGAATCAGGCCTGATAATGGGCAGATTGGTTTCCTTTTCATGGGTAATCCGGACTGAACTGGGCTGGATAACCTGTAAACCGGGGTTCACTCTCGATCTGCCTGCGCAGGTCGGGTTCAGACAATTTGCGATCCAAACGTGTCGAACTCGAACGCACCGCGAAGAAACCTCACAGACGCAGCGTCGTAGCATCGGGCCTTGGCTGCCGTCGCCCATCGCCCGTCCTCCCTTCCCCGCGTCACCTCTCCTCGCCGGGCCGGCACGCCGCCCTCCCCCCGCCtctcctcgcctcgcctcgcctcgccggcTCGCGTCATCCCTCGCGCCCCCGCGGTCTCTCCAGTTCTGAAGGTAAGCCCGCCCTCTTCCTTTGTTAGCTTCCGATTGAGATGCGTTCCGCTGCCGGCCAAGTGACCTCTCCTGCCAGATCTGGATGCCTATAGACTGCGTTTCTGGCGTTTGGGGTCGATATCGCTTCCGTGTTGGTGCCCCGGTGATTTGGATCGCGCGGGTCAGTTGTTTCTCGGCTCGATTCGAGATGGGATTGATGTGCCCTTGAACCGAGCCTCTGAAATCAGAGAGTTCTTTCTCATGTGAAGCTTGTAGTTTACTTGGAAGTTTTTATGGTTTATCACTTCAATTGCAATGTCATACCTGGTGCGGGTGGAGCCTAGCCACACTGTATGCTTTGATGTATCTTCTTGTCTAGTTATGTGTATATTGCAGGATGGTGCTGCCTTTTGCTGTGTTGAATTCGTACCTATGGAGTATTCTATTACCTTTTTTATGATGTTTGGTGACTTGTGGTGGTAATAGGGCATAAGAAGGGACATTATACGAACTAACAGAGCTATGATATGCAGGAATGGGCCTATGGACGTTGCTGGAGGGTTTTTTGCTTCTTGCAAATGCATTAGCGATACTGAATGAAGACCGCTTTCTTGCTCCTAGGGGATGGAACATGTCTGAAGTCTCAGGAAATGGGCAAACGAAGTCGTTGAAGGGCCAGATCGTGGGGCTTATCTACGCTACACAGTTTCTGAGGATGCCCTTGATAGCTCTTAatgttcttatcattgttgTGAAATTGGTGTCAGGCTGAGACTTTTTTCTGGTCTTAGCTGTTGGGTTGGATTGATATGAGTTCCAGCATTATGTAAAAGTTAATTATACTCAAAGTTGCTGGAAATATGTTCATGTTGACTCTAATGTGGATTTCTGTTATTATTATGGTAAATTAGTTCTGGTCAGAAAAATATTTCTGGAACATTTATACCATCAAAGTGTGTTGTGTGCAAGTATGATCACTTTGCTCAAATTTTGTCCTATACAGCATGTGA of Phragmites australis chromosome 3, lpPhrAust1.1, whole genome shotgun sequence contains these proteins:
- the LOC133912440 gene encoding uncharacterized protein LOC133912440; this encodes MGLWTLLEGFLLLANALAILNEDRFLAPRGWNMSEVSGNGQTKSLKGQIVGLIYATQFLRMPLIALNVLIIVVKLVSG
- the LOC133912438 gene encoding probable calcium-binding protein CML27 — encoded protein: MENAAAVRAKPSLSKKPSPSFRLRNGSLNTLRLRRVFDLFDRNGDGEITLDEMASALDALGLGADRSGLEATVGGYIPAGAAGLRFDDFESLHRALGDALFGPIPEVETEEDDEGDMKEAFRVFDADGDGFISSAELQAVLKKLGLPEARNLATVQEMICNVDRDLDGRVDFGEFKCMMQGITVRGA